From Macaca mulatta isolate MMU2019108-1 chromosome 1, T2T-MMU8v2.0, whole genome shotgun sequence, the proteins below share one genomic window:
- the YARS1 gene encoding tyrosine--tRNA ligase, cytoplasmic isoform X2 yields MSKIADFLKAGCEVTILFADLHAYLDNMKAPWELLELRVSYYENVIKAMLESIGVPLEKLKFIKGTDYQLSKEYTLDVYRLSSVVTQHDSKKAGAEVVKQVEHPLLSGLLYPGLQALDEEYLKVDAQFGGVDQRKIFTFAEKYLPALGYSKRVHLMNPMVPGLTGSKMSSSEEESKIDLLDRKEDVKKKLKKAFCEPGNVENNGVLSFIKHVLFPLKSEFVILRDEKWGGNKTYTAYTDLEKDFAAEVVHPGDLKNSVEVALNKLLDPIREKFNTPALKKLASAAYPDPSKQKPMAKGPAKNSEPEEVIPSRLDIRVGKIITVEKHPDADSLYVEKIDVGEAEPRTVVSGLVQFVPKEELQDRLVVVLCNLKPQKMRGVESQGMLLCASIEGINRQVEPLDPPAGSAPGERVFVKGYEKGQPDEELKPKKKVFEKLQADFKISEECIAQWKQTNFMTKLGSISCKSLKGGNIS; encoded by the exons ATGTCAAAGATTGCGGACTTCTTGAAGGCAGGATGTGAG GTAACAATTCTGTTTGCGGACCTTCACGCATACCTGGATAACATGAAAGCCCCATGGGAACTTCTAGAACTCCGAGTCAGTTACTATGAGAATGTGATCAAAGCAATGCTGGAGAGCATTGGTGTGCCCTTGGAGAAGCTCAAGTTCATCAAAGGCACTGATTACCAGCTCAGCAA aGAGTACACACTCGATGTGTACAGACTGTCCTCCGTAGTCACACAGCACGATTCCAAGAAGGCTGGAGCTGAGGTGGTAAAGCAAGTGGAGCACCCTTTGCTGAGTGGTCTCTTGTACCCCGGACTGCAG GCTTTGGATGAAGAGTATTTAAAAGTAGATGCCCAATTTGGAGGCGTTGATCAGAGAAAGATTTTCACCTTTGCAGAGAAG TACCTCCCTGCACTTGGCTATTCAAAACGGGTCCATCTGATGAATCCTATGGTTCCAGGATTAACAGGCAGCAAAATGAGCTCTTCAGAAGAG GAGTCCAAGATTGATCTCCTTGATCGGAaggaggatgtgaagaaaaaacTGAAGAAGGCCTTCTGTGAGCCAGGAAATGTGGAGAACAATGGGGTTCTGTCCTTCATCAAGCATGTCCTTTTTCCTCTTAAGTCCG AGTTTGTGATCCTACGAGATGAGAAATGGGGTGGAAACAAAACCTACACAGCTTACACGGACCTGGAAAAGGACTTTGCTGCTGAG gttgtacaTCCTGGAGACCTAAAGAATTCTGTTGAAGTCGCGCTGAACAAGTTGCTGGATCCAATCCGGGAAAAGTTTAATACCCCTGCCCTGAAGAAACTGGCCAGCGCTGCCTACCCAGATCCCTCGAAGCAGA AGCCAATGGCCAAAGGCCCTGCCAAGAATTCAGAACCAGAGGAGGTCATCCCATCCCGGCTGGATATCCGTGTGGGGAAAATCATCACTGTGGAGAAG CACCCAGATGCAGACAGCCTATATGTGGAGAAGATTGACGTGGGGGAAGCTGAACCACGGACTGTGGTGAGCGGCCTGGTACAGTTCGTGCCCAAAGAGGAACTGCAGGACAGGCTGGTAGTGGTGCTCTGCAACCTGAAACCCCAGAAGATGAGAGGAGTCGAGTCCCAAGGCATGCTTCTGTGTGCTTCTAT AGAAGGGATAAACCGCCAGGTTGAACCTCTGGACCCTCCGGCAGGCTCTGCTCCTGGTGAGCGCGTGTTTGTGAAGGGCTATGAAAAGGGCCAACCAGATGAGGAGCTCAAGCCCAAGAAGAAAGTCTTCGAGAAGTTGCAG